The following coding sequences are from one Devosia neptuniae window:
- a CDS encoding PAN domain-containing protein encodes MRILVAVLALILSIGPAFSAGVARHGAFIVPGAGFDFAVLAGDISNQTPDDFKAVLASQPNIKTLVLSSDGGTMAGALLLADEVYRRGINTYIPPNSICQSSCAYVFLAGAARLDHGELGVHHFYGGDSNAASQLGVTDIMGILTGFGTPQAVINRMLRTRADQIYVFNAEEVAQLRIDRNPNQLDTTLSQFRQLPQDVLTAMGTSPGSQPETTTASSGGGNTPSQSVARFAIYEGLDFYGADVDKIRAETLEQCFQACVDNQQCSAMTINLNPAIKTGPNCFLKSGMGRTEPYEHAISGAFLAAGFDGVLDVNGTKVAPAEVIPLE; translated from the coding sequence ATGCGTATTCTGGTTGCCGTTTTGGCACTCATTTTGTCCATTGGCCCGGCTTTTTCGGCCGGTGTTGCGCGTCACGGCGCCTTTATCGTGCCCGGCGCCGGCTTCGATTTCGCCGTTCTGGCGGGCGACATCAGCAATCAAACGCCCGACGACTTCAAGGCCGTGCTGGCCAGCCAGCCCAATATCAAGACGCTGGTACTCTCCAGCGACGGCGGCACCATGGCCGGGGCGCTACTGCTGGCCGACGAAGTCTACCGGCGCGGCATCAACACCTATATCCCCCCCAATTCCATCTGCCAGTCCAGTTGCGCCTACGTATTTCTGGCAGGGGCGGCGCGGCTCGATCATGGCGAGTTGGGCGTGCATCACTTCTACGGCGGGGACAGCAATGCCGCCTCCCAGCTCGGGGTGACCGACATTATGGGAATTCTGACCGGCTTCGGCACACCGCAAGCCGTCATCAACCGCATGCTGCGCACCCGCGCAGACCAAATATATGTCTTTAACGCCGAGGAGGTCGCGCAGCTGCGCATCGACCGCAATCCCAACCAGCTCGACACCACGCTCTCCCAGTTCCGCCAATTGCCACAAGATGTGCTCACGGCCATGGGCACAAGCCCCGGCTCCCAGCCTGAAACCACCACGGCAAGCAGTGGCGGCGGCAATACGCCGTCGCAAAGCGTAGCGCGCTTCGCCATCTATGAAGGCCTCGATTTCTATGGCGCCGATGTCGACAAGATTCGGGCCGAAACGCTCGAGCAATGCTTCCAGGCATGCGTCGACAACCAGCAATGCTCGGCCATGACCATCAATCTGAACCCAGCGATCAAGACTGGCCCCAACTGCTTCCTCAAAAGCGGCATGGGCCGCACCGAGCCCTATGAACACGCCATTTCCGGCGCCTTCCTGGCGGCCGGCTTCGATGGCGTGCTTGATGTCAACGGCACCAAGGTGGCGCCGGCCGAGGTGATCCCGCTGGAGTAG
- a CDS encoding polysaccharide biosynthesis/export family protein — translation MKKATPFRPNVLRQGALALGLVVALSAASAAAEPYTLNVSDKINVRVVQWKAAESTFEEWTALGGEYVVGPAGTTAFPFVGDVESAGKTSQDLARELADGLKQSLGLVVSPNVSIEIAEFAPIYVAGDVQSPGEYKFLPGLTLIKALSLAGGERRGADANSRAERDVLTVSGAYQVLQDEQLRLLAKRARIDAELAGQDTIAPPEQFAGVEGVEPLLADEQAVLVANLKALNSQSTALDSQTTVLQRQIETFGQKRTATERQLSVAQEQLTNVRSLANDGLAVVSRVASLETSVADYETRLLDIDMAQLQAQQAIGDAEIRRTDLADSHASQLTVERQEVEAQLAEVNLKLATQQGLVREAVAYSGIAPGTAGSLASYTYSIVRDGEEIPAEMSTPVLSGDVVQVRLVVAE, via the coding sequence ATGAAGAAAGCGACTCCGTTCCGGCCCAATGTCCTGCGCCAAGGCGCTCTGGCACTGGGTTTGGTCGTCGCACTGAGTGCGGCGTCCGCTGCTGCGGAACCCTACACACTCAACGTCTCCGACAAGATCAACGTTCGCGTGGTCCAATGGAAGGCGGCCGAATCCACCTTCGAGGAATGGACGGCGCTGGGCGGGGAATATGTGGTGGGTCCGGCGGGCACCACTGCATTCCCCTTTGTGGGCGATGTGGAAAGCGCCGGCAAAACCTCCCAGGATCTGGCGCGTGAATTGGCCGATGGGCTCAAGCAATCGCTTGGCTTGGTGGTTTCACCCAATGTCAGCATCGAGATTGCCGAATTTGCCCCGATCTATGTGGCAGGTGATGTGCAATCGCCGGGTGAATACAAATTCCTGCCGGGGCTGACCCTGATCAAGGCACTCAGCCTTGCCGGGGGCGAGCGCCGCGGCGCCGATGCGAATTCCCGGGCCGAGCGCGATGTGCTCACCGTCAGCGGTGCCTATCAGGTGCTGCAGGACGAACAGCTACGACTGCTGGCCAAGCGGGCACGCATCGACGCCGAATTGGCCGGGCAGGACACCATTGCGCCGCCCGAGCAGTTTGCCGGGGTCGAGGGCGTCGAGCCGCTACTAGCCGACGAGCAGGCCGTGCTGGTGGCGAATCTCAAGGCACTCAATTCGCAAAGCACGGCGCTGGATAGCCAGACCACTGTGCTGCAACGGCAGATCGAGACTTTTGGACAGAAGCGGACCGCGACGGAACGCCAATTGTCGGTGGCGCAGGAGCAACTGACCAATGTGCGCTCGTTGGCCAATGATGGCCTGGCCGTGGTGTCGCGTGTCGCTTCGCTCGAAACCAGCGTCGCCGATTATGAAACGCGCCTGCTCGATATCGACATGGCCCAATTGCAGGCGCAACAGGCCATTGGCGATGCCGAAATCCGCCGCACCGACCTGGCCGATAGTCACGCTTCCCAACTCACGGTGGAGCGGCAGGAGGTCGAGGCGCAGCTGGCCGAAGTCAATCTCAAGCTCGCCACCCAGCAGGGTCTGGTGCGCGAGGCCGTGGCCTATTCCGGCATTGCGCCGGGCACGGCGGGGTCGCTTGCCAGCTACACCTACAGCATTGTCCGTGACGGCGAGGAAATCCCCGCCGAAATGTCGACGCCGGTTTTGTCCGGCGATGTCGTCCAGGTCCGCCTGGTTGTTGCCGAGTAG
- a CDS encoding family 16 glycosylhydrolase, whose translation MSSVSRLAASAIAALCCLATPALAQSASFFDDFDTLNGQRWYVSDGWANGAHQNCTWSAGQVKTQDGRLKVGFAPSSGAGGRKYACGEIQTKTAFGYGTFEARLKTPAGSGLNAAFFTYIGPQQGKPHDELDFEILLKDTNHVETTSFVNGVSGDGQVGSGMSHQLPYASDSDFVNFAVTWTPGRLDYYINNQLVRTMTESYQVPNNAMRIFFSLWGTDTLSDWMGSFAPPSGPIAMDVDWVAFTAQGESCAFPQSVLCTLQ comes from the coding sequence ATGTCCAGCGTCAGCCGCCTTGCAGCCTCCGCAATTGCCGCTCTGTGTTGCCTTGCCACGCCCGCTCTCGCCCAAAGCGCCAGCTTCTTTGACGATTTTGATACGCTCAATGGCCAGCGCTGGTATGTTTCGGATGGCTGGGCCAATGGCGCGCACCAGAATTGCACCTGGTCGGCCGGGCAGGTGAAGACGCAGGACGGCAGGCTCAAGGTGGGCTTTGCCCCGAGCAGCGGCGCTGGTGGCCGCAAATATGCCTGCGGGGAAATCCAGACCAAGACAGCCTTTGGCTATGGCACGTTCGAGGCTCGCCTCAAGACGCCGGCGGGTTCGGGGCTCAATGCGGCCTTTTTCACCTATATCGGCCCGCAGCAGGGCAAGCCGCATGATGAGTTGGATTTTGAAATCCTTCTCAAGGATACCAACCACGTGGAAACCACCAGCTTCGTTAATGGCGTGAGCGGGGACGGGCAGGTGGGCAGCGGCATGTCCCATCAGCTGCCCTATGCCTCGGATTCCGATTTCGTCAATTTCGCTGTCACATGGACGCCGGGACGACTGGATTACTACATCAACAACCAGCTCGTCCGCACCATGACCGAGAGCTATCAGGTGCCCAACAATGCCATGCGCATTTTCTTCAGCCTGTGGGGCACCGATACGCTGAGCGACTGGATGGGCTCGTTCGCACCGCCCAGCGGGCCGATCGCCATGGATGTGGATTGGGTCGCCTTCACTGCGCAGGGCGAAAGCTGCGCTTTTCCGCAATCGGTGCTGTGCACACTGCAATAG